The following coding sequences are from one Paenibacillus tundrae window:
- a CDS encoding glycosyltransferase family 2 protein has product MTEHQDNSRPHMTLSMIVRNEEHRYLRQALETHRPWIDRAVIIDDGSTDGTVAMCREVLQDIPLLLVENSTPQFADEVSLRKQQWQATISTKPEWILNLDADEILTPDFGVIRDQLLSGEEDAIYFRLFDMWNETSYREDQYWQAHAYYRPFLIRYRHDWDYEWKETPQHCGRFPLTIQHFSYACHVPRVKHYGWAREEDRIRKVERYQALDPDARYGWKEQYESILDPEPRLLPWLE; this is encoded by the coding sequence TTGACAGAGCATCAGGACAACAGTAGACCGCATATGACCTTATCGATGATTGTACGTAATGAGGAGCACCGTTATTTAAGGCAGGCACTGGAGACGCATCGGCCTTGGATTGATCGGGCAGTTATCATTGATGACGGCAGTACAGATGGGACAGTTGCAATGTGTCGGGAGGTACTCCAGGATATACCGCTACTATTAGTAGAAAATTCTACACCCCAGTTTGCGGATGAAGTCAGCCTACGGAAACAGCAGTGGCAGGCAACCATCTCTACCAAACCAGAGTGGATTCTGAATTTGGATGCTGATGAGATATTAACACCTGATTTTGGAGTTATACGTGACCAACTGTTAAGTGGAGAAGAGGATGCGATCTACTTCCGCTTGTTTGATATGTGGAACGAGACTTCATATCGAGAAGATCAGTATTGGCAGGCTCATGCATACTATCGTCCATTTCTTATTCGATATCGTCATGACTGGGACTATGAGTGGAAGGAAACACCTCAGCATTGCGGCCGCTTCCCGTTAACGATTCAGCATTTTTCCTACGCTTGTCATGTACCTCGGGTGAAGCATTATGGCTGGGCAAGGGAAGAAGACCGAATTCGTAAGGTGGAGCGCTATCAGGCACTAGATCCGGATGCGAGATATGGGTGGAAGGAACAGTATGAGTCTATTTTGGACCCAGAGCCCAGACTTCTGCCATGGTTAGAATA
- the xylB gene encoding xylulokinase: MSYVIGVDLGTSAVKTVLVNRRGKVAFEASESYPLYQPKAGYSEQNPEDWVEQTIVSLRKLLEVSGVQPSEIEGLSFSGQMHGLVLVDAAGKPLRNAILWNDTRTTAQCRRIEKVLDSKLLSIARNRALEGFTLPKILWVQENEPEVLQQAAVFLLPKDYVRYRLTGDYAMDYSDAAGTLLLDVAGKQWSQEIAEAFELPISLCPRLVESFEEVGTLLPEIADQTGLAAATKVFAGGADNACGAIGAGILSEGQTMCSIGTSGVILSYEERKDLDFEGKVHFFNHGEKDAFYIMGVTLAAGYSLSWFKDTFAADKSFDVLLQGIDQVPAGSQGLLFTPYIVGERTPHPDANIRGSFIGMDAGHKLEHFGRAVMEGITFSLRESIDILRGSGKTVTEVISIGGGAKNEAWLQMQADIFNATIVKLESEQGPAMGAAMLAAYGCGWFPSLQACATAFLRPAKSYDPNPETVAVYDGLFALYQEVYGQTRSLNDRLAQYR; this comes from the coding sequence ATGAGTTACGTAATTGGTGTCGATCTGGGAACGAGCGCAGTTAAGACTGTGCTGGTTAACCGTAGAGGTAAAGTGGCATTTGAAGCATCTGAGTCATATCCGCTCTACCAGCCTAAGGCTGGATACAGCGAACAGAATCCAGAGGATTGGGTAGAGCAGACGATTGTGTCGCTTCGCAAATTGTTGGAGGTATCTGGCGTACAGCCTTCCGAAATTGAAGGTTTGAGCTTCTCCGGACAGATGCATGGACTTGTATTGGTAGATGCCGCAGGCAAGCCACTTCGCAATGCTATTCTATGGAATGATACACGCACAACGGCACAGTGCCGCCGTATCGAGAAGGTGCTGGACAGTAAGCTGTTAAGCATCGCCCGGAATCGTGCGCTTGAAGGATTTACATTACCTAAAATCTTGTGGGTTCAAGAAAACGAGCCAGAGGTGTTGCAACAAGCAGCTGTATTCCTATTGCCGAAGGATTATGTGCGTTATCGCCTAACCGGAGATTACGCGATGGATTATTCCGACGCGGCGGGTACGTTGCTGCTTGACGTTGCAGGCAAGCAATGGAGCCAAGAGATTGCAGAAGCGTTTGAACTGCCGATCTCACTCTGTCCACGACTTGTGGAATCTTTCGAGGAAGTGGGGACACTGTTGCCGGAGATTGCGGATCAAACGGGGCTGGCAGCAGCGACCAAAGTATTTGCAGGTGGTGCTGACAATGCCTGCGGCGCGATTGGTGCAGGTATCCTGAGTGAAGGGCAGACGATGTGCAGTATTGGCACATCTGGGGTGATTCTGTCCTACGAGGAGCGCAAAGATCTCGATTTCGAAGGAAAAGTTCACTTTTTCAACCATGGTGAGAAGGACGCCTTCTATATTATGGGGGTAACCCTAGCGGCAGGATATAGCTTATCCTGGTTTAAGGATACATTTGCAGCGGACAAATCATTTGATGTGCTCTTACAGGGCATTGATCAGGTACCCGCTGGAAGCCAAGGCTTATTATTCACGCCGTACATTGTAGGGGAGCGTACCCCACACCCTGATGCTAACATTCGTGGTAGCTTTATTGGAATGGATGCTGGGCATAAGCTGGAGCACTTTGGACGCGCAGTAATGGAAGGCATTACGTTCTCGCTTCGCGAATCCATTGATATTTTGCGTGGGTCTGGTAAGACCGTGACAGAAGTTATCTCCATCGGCGGTGGTGCTAAGAATGAAGCTTGGCTGCAAATGCAAGCAGATATCTTCAACGCAACCATCGTGAAGTTGGAGAGTGAACAAGGTCCAGCGATGGGAGCAGCGATGTTGGCAGCTTATGGATGTGGCTGGTTCCCATCATTGCAAGCATGTGCTACAGCGTTCCTTCGTCCAGCGAAATCCTATGATCCTAACCCAGAAACAGTTGCAGTATATGACGGGTTATTCGCATTGTACCAAGAGGTGTATGGACAGACGCGCAGTCTGAATGATCGTTTGGCTCAATATCGCTAA